From the genome of Flavobacterium ovatum, one region includes:
- a CDS encoding four helix bundle protein yields the protein MSESIIKNKSFLFAIRIVKLYQLLTSERKEYVLSKQLLRSGTSIGANVREALNGESKADFIHKLAISQKECDESMYWFELLKATNYITEAEFESINQDASELLKILKSIIITTKSKK from the coding sequence ATGAGTGAAAGTATTATTAAAAATAAAAGTTTTCTGTTTGCCATACGTATCGTAAAGTTATATCAATTACTGACTTCCGAGCGAAAAGAATACGTATTGAGCAAGCAACTATTACGTTCAGGAACATCAATTGGCGCCAATGTACGTGAAGCGTTAAACGGAGAAAGCAAAGCTGATTTTATTCATAAACTTGCCATTTCTCAAAAAGAATGTGACGAATCAATGTATTGGTTTGAATTATTAAAAGCAACCAATTACATAACAGAAGCTGAATTTGAAAGTATAAATCAGGACGCTTCTGAACTATTGAAAATTTTAAAAAGCATTATTATTACAACGAAAAGTAAAAAATAG
- a CDS encoding site-specific DNA-methyltransferase encodes MPTLNWIGKEKVINHHQDVPYKILEPQYGFTDGIEQTEPNNSGNKIIHGDNLEALKSLLPEYEGKIKCIYIDPPYNTGNESWVYNDNVNHPKIKKWLGEVVGSDGEDLTRHDKWLCMMYPRLKLLHKLLADNGAIFISIDENEMTNLRFLCTEIFGESNYISTITVIVKPEGRRYGFFAKTHEYILVFAKKANDLYLNEIEVEGTKYVYFDEKGGFNLKGLRNRNVKSFNSNNRPNLRYPFYVDINNPDSNGLFQVSVDPVESWLQVFASTVEGLDSVWCWGTDKARKQNEDLIAYKGNDNEIRIFQKERKLTQTAKTTWDNKNFHSIKGTKEITELIGKSIFDFPKPEMLLRQIMTIATDEDDIILDSFAGSGTTAHAVLNLNKQDGGNRKFILIEMEDYANTITAERVKRVINGYGEDKKAIEGTGGSFDYYELGEPLFLEEDVLNEAVGIDNILKYIWYSETRTAFAKIQNLEQDNFRIGTKDQTDYYFYYTKDAVTTVDYDFMARIKHKASQYIIYADNCLLEKDFMLKHHIIFKKIPRDITKF; translated from the coding sequence ATGCCTACACTAAACTGGATTGGAAAAGAAAAAGTAATCAACCATCATCAAGATGTGCCTTATAAAATATTAGAACCACAATATGGTTTTACGGATGGCATTGAGCAAACGGAACCCAACAACAGTGGTAACAAAATAATTCACGGCGACAACCTGGAAGCCTTGAAAAGCCTTTTGCCCGAATACGAAGGCAAGATAAAATGCATCTACATTGACCCACCTTACAACACCGGAAACGAAAGTTGGGTGTATAATGACAATGTAAACCACCCAAAAATTAAAAAATGGTTGGGCGAAGTCGTGGGTAGTGATGGCGAAGATCTAACACGTCACGACAAATGGTTGTGTATGATGTACCCAAGATTGAAATTATTACATAAATTACTAGCTGACAATGGTGCAATCTTTATTAGTATTGATGAAAATGAAATGACAAATCTAAGGTTTTTATGTACTGAAATATTTGGAGAATCTAACTACATTTCTACAATTACAGTTATAGTAAAACCTGAAGGGAGACGATATGGTTTTTTTGCTAAAACACATGAATATATTCTCGTTTTTGCTAAAAAAGCAAATGATCTTTACTTAAATGAAATTGAAGTTGAAGGAACAAAATATGTGTATTTTGATGAAAAAGGAGGATTTAATTTAAAAGGGTTAAGAAATAGAAATGTTAAGTCTTTCAATTCTAATAACCGACCAAATCTTCGTTACCCCTTTTATGTAGATATAAATAATCCAGACAGTAATGGATTATTTCAAGTTAGTGTAGATCCTGTAGAAAGTTGGCTGCAAGTATTTGCAAGCACGGTCGAAGGGTTGGATAGTGTTTGGTGTTGGGGCACTGATAAAGCTAGAAAACAAAATGAAGACTTAATTGCTTATAAAGGCAATGACAATGAAATTAGAATATTTCAAAAAGAAAGAAAACTAACTCAAACTGCTAAAACAACTTGGGATAATAAAAATTTTCACTCTATAAAGGGAACCAAAGAGATCACAGAACTTATTGGGAAATCAATTTTCGACTTCCCAAAACCAGAAATGTTATTAAGGCAAATTATGACCATTGCTACTGATGAAGACGACATAATCCTCGACAGCTTCGCAGGTTCAGGAACAACGGCTCATGCAGTTTTAAATTTGAACAAGCAAGATGGCGGCAACAGAAAGTTCATTTTAATAGAAATGGAAGACTACGCCAATACTATTACTGCCGAGCGAGTAAAAAGAGTCATAAATGGCTACGGGGAAGATAAAAAAGCCATAGAAGGCACAGGCGGTAGTTTTGATTATTATGAATTGGGCGAACCTTTATTTCTGGAAGAAGACGTTTTGAACGAAGCCGTTGGTATTGACAATATCCTGAAATACATTTGGTATTCGGAGACCAGAACGGCATTTGCTAAAATTCAAAATTTAGAACAAGACAATTTTCGCATTGGCACAAAAGACCAAACCGATTATTATTTTTATTATACCAAAGATGCTGTTACTACAGTAGATTATGATTTTATGGCACGAATAAAACACAAAGCCAGTCAATACATCATCTATGCTGACAATTGTTTGTTAGAAAAAGATTTTATGTTGAAGCATCATATTATCTTCAAGAAAATCCCAAGAGATATAACTAAATTTTGA
- a CDS encoding four helix bundle protein has product MSESIIKNKSFLFAIRIVKLYQLLISDRKEFVMSKQLLRSGTSVGANIREAINGQSKADFVHKLSISQKECDESLYWLELLKETNYITEIEFESINKDALEILKILKSIITTTKNKK; this is encoded by the coding sequence ATGAGTGAGAGTATTATTAAAAACAAGAGTTTTTTGTTTGCAATTAGAATTGTAAAATTATATCAATTACTTATTTCTGACCGAAAGGAATTTGTAATGTCTAAACAATTATTACGTTCTGGAACTTCAGTTGGAGCAAATATTCGTGAGGCAATCAATGGCCAAAGCAAAGCCGATTTTGTGCATAAACTTTCCATTTCTCAAAAAGAATGTGACGAAAGTTTGTATTGGCTAGAATTATTAAAAGAAACGAATTACATAACAGAAATTGAATTTGAAAGTATAAATAAAGATGCCCTAGAAATATTAAAAATTTTGAAAAGCATTATTACTACAACCAAAAATAAAAAATAA
- a CDS encoding virulence RhuM family protein, producing the protein MTDFILYTAPSGVVRVDVLLQNESVWLTQKAIAELFGVQRPAITKHLINIFESGELEENSVSSILEHTAEDGKIYNTKFYNLDAIISVGYRVNSTKATQFRIWATQTLKEYIIKGFVLDDDRLKQGQTLFGKDYFRELLQRVRSIRASERRIYQQVTDIFAECSIDYDNNAEITKAFYATIQNKFHFAITGNTAAEIIAISADSKKENMGLTSWKNAPEGRILKSDVIITKNYLQEKEIKQLERTVTGYFDYIEGLIERENTFTMQGLATSVNKFLTFNDYKVLEGKGKIKKITADKKAIKEYETFNKTQKIISDFDKVVKGLGK; encoded by the coding sequence ATGACTGATTTCATATTATATACCGCCCCAAGCGGAGTGGTTCGCGTAGATGTTTTGCTTCAAAACGAATCAGTTTGGCTTACTCAAAAAGCTATTGCTGAATTATTTGGGGTACAGAGACCTGCTATCACAAAGCACTTAATCAATATTTTTGAATCGGGCGAACTAGAAGAAAATTCAGTTAGTTCCATTTTGGAACATACTGCCGAGGATGGTAAAATATACAATACAAAATTCTATAATTTAGATGCTATAATTTCTGTAGGCTATAGAGTAAATTCGACCAAAGCGACACAGTTTAGAATTTGGGCAACGCAAACCCTAAAAGAATACATAATTAAAGGATTTGTACTTGATGATGATCGGTTAAAACAAGGACAAACACTTTTTGGCAAAGACTATTTTAGAGAGTTATTACAAAGAGTTCGTTCCATACGTGCAAGCGAAAGAAGAATATACCAACAAGTAACCGATATTTTTGCAGAGTGCTCCATTGATTACGATAACAATGCCGAAATAACTAAAGCCTTTTACGCAACGATTCAAAATAAATTCCATTTTGCCATAACAGGCAATACTGCAGCCGAAATTATTGCTATCTCAGCTGATAGCAAAAAAGAAAATATGGGATTAACTTCGTGGAAAAACGCACCCGAAGGAAGAATACTAAAATCGGATGTTATAATTACTAAAAATTATTTACAGGAAAAAGAAATCAAACAATTAGAGCGAACCGTTACGGGTTATTTTGATTACATTGAAGGGTTGATAGAACGAGAAAACACGTTCACAATGCAAGGATTAGCTACTAGCGTGAATAAATTCCTTACTTTCAATGACTATAAAGTACTTGAAGGAAAAGGCAAAATAAAAAAAATTACTGCTGATAAAAAGGCGATAAAAGAATATGAGACATTTAATAAAACCCAAAAAATAATCTCCGACTTTGACAAAGTTGTTAAGGGATTGGGGAAATAG